The sequence below is a genomic window from Sorangiineae bacterium MSr12523.
TGAGCTGCACCTGACCATTCTGCCCGCCGATGGAGATGAGCACCTTTTTGCCCTGCTGCTGTTTGGCCCGGATGGCTGCGATGAACTCGGAATCGCTTTCCACGTTGGGGCATTCGGAGGCGGGGCAGCGCGTAAATCGAATGTCGCCCGAGGTGACCGAAGTGGGCTCGCCGAAGGACAGGTTGATGATGTCCCACGCCGCCGGTATGTCGGCCATGCGAATGTACCCCGAGCCATTGGCGAAGCTGGCGTGGAGATAGCCAATCAGCGCATGCTTGGGCAATCCCGAGTTGGTGCAACCAGTGGTGGTGCCGGACACTTCCGCGGTGCGAGGCGATTCGCCGGCAGCATTGTAGGCGGCGACCGAGTAGCTATGAGTGGAGCACGCCGCCAGACCGGAAATCGTGGTCGAGGTGCCGGTCACCGTGGCGCGCACGGTGGAGCCTTCGTACACGCGGTAGCCGGTGACGGTGCCCGTGGAGGCGCCCCATGACAATGCAATCGACGAATTGGTGACGGTGCCCACGCTGGCCGCGCCCGGGGCGCTGGGTGCACCGGGGTTGCCACCACCCGGCCCATCGAGGTTCACGTCGTCGGCGTAATAGGTGCCTTGCCCGTACCAACCATGCACGAAAATCTGCGCGGTGGTCTGGCTCGCCCCCGTGGTGAAGGACACGGTGAGCTGCGTGTAATTCGCCGCCGACGGTGTCCACGTGTTGGAGCCGCCGGTGACGCCCAGGTAGACGTAGTTGCCGCGCACCCACGCCGAAAGCGTGTAGGCGGTGTTCGGCACAACGGACACGGTTTGCGCGCACTGCGCGAAATCCGACGAGCTGGCCGCGCCGGCCAGGGCATAGCTCCCCGAGTGGACGGGACTCGAGACGGCGGACGCGCTCGAGCAGGACCAACCCGACAGCGAGCCCGCCTCGAACCCGGGGTTCGCGAGAAGGTTGGCCGCACGGGCCGGGAAGGCGATGGAGAGATGGAAGAGCACCGCGAGAACGGCCACCGCGGCGAGCGGGAAGAAGCGCTTCATGTTGGGTTTCTCCGTGTCAGGGGAGCGTGTCGAGGTGAGGCCGCACGGTGCGTGCGAAGTTGTTGCCGTTGCTGACGTCCCAATTGATGGACCAGGTCATCGCACCGCGGATTGCCGCATAGGTATGCGGCGGTTTGAAGCTGCCGCAATTCGTGCCGCGCGCGAGGCAATCGAGCGCATTGTTCACCACCGACGGAGCTACGACGCCGCCATTGGCCGCGCCGGTGCCTGCCGGAAGACCAAGTGCCACCTGGTCGGGGCGCAATCCGTTCTCCAATTGGATGCAGGCGAGGGCGGTGATGAAATTGATGGAGCCCTGGCTATAGGCTTGCGCCTGATCGCAACCGAGCATGGAGCCCGAATTGTAGTATTGCGTGTGCACCACCGTGAGAATGTCTTTGATGTTCAACGCGAGCTGGAAATACGACGCACCGGTGGACTGCATGTCGATGGTCTGCGGCGCCATGGTGATGATGAGGCTCGAGCCCACCTGCGATCGCAGCGAGCGCAGGGCCTGCGCCATGTATGTGGGATTGAGTCCATTCTCCAAATCGATGTCGACGCCGTCGAATCCGTATTCGCTCATGATGGAGCGCACGCTGTTGGCGAAGTTCGTCGCCGAGGCGCTGTCGCTCACGCTGACGCGCCCAGCCTCGCCGCCGACGGAGAGGATGATCTTCTTCCCGCGCGACTTCAGGGTTTGCACGTCGGCCTTGAAGTCGGCATTGCTGTAGCCGCCCAGCGCGCTGGAAAGTCCCGAATCGACGCCAAAGGTCACCGTCCCAGGGGTGGCGCTCGCCTCGGCGAAGGCAATGGCAATCACGTCGTATTCCGCGGGAACGTCACGCAGTTTGAGCTCCACGGCGGGGTTGACGAAGTTGTGCCAATAGCCGGTGAGGAAGTGCTTCGGCAGTGGCCCCTGCGTGCAGCCGCTGGTGGTGCCCGTGACGGCGCCGCTTTTCACCGATTCGCCGGCATTGTTGTACGCGGCCACGGTGTACGTGCGCGTGGCGCAGGCCGAGAGGCCCGAGATGGTCGTCGAGGTGCCCGTGACGGTGGCGCTCACGGCGGTGCCCTCGTAAACGCGGTATCCGGTGACGGTGCCCGAGGAGGCGCCCCACGCCAGGGAAATGGACGAATTGGTCACGCTGGTGACGCTGGGCGTGCCGGGCGTGCCCGGTGCCCCGGGCGGATTGGTGGGGCCGCCGTCCTCGCACGCGCCGCCGTTGATCTTGCACCCGCTGGGCGCCGAATACCCGCCGGAGTAGGCGACATTGAATCCAAAGCTGGCCGATCCACCGGGCCCCACGTTCCCATTCCACGTGCTCTTCACCGTTACGTGCTGCCCGCTCGCGGTGTAGGAGCCATCCCAGAGCGAAGCCACGCGGTGGCCCGTCGGAAGATCGAACTCCACGGTCCACGACGTGATGGCGGTCGTTCCCGCATTGGCAATCGTGTATTTGCCTTCGTAGCCCGATCCCCAATCCGACGATTTGGTGAACGTCGCCGTCAGCCCATTGGCCAACTCCTCCGCCGTCGCGTCATGGCCAATAGCGACCATGGCAAAGGCCACGAGAATGGTGAAGAGATAAAATCGAATGGTGAACATGGGTCGATTACCCCCTTTCGGCTCATGATCGCGTGCTCG
It includes:
- a CDS encoding glycoside hydrolase family 18 protein; this translates as MKRFFPLAAVAVLAVLFHLSIAFPARAANLLANPGFEAGSLSGWSCSSASAVSSPVHSGSYALAGAASSSDFAQCAQTVSVVPNTAYTLSAWVRGNYVYLGVTGGSNTWTPSAANYTQLTVSFTTGASQTTAQIFVHGWYGQGTYYADDVNLDGPGGGNPGAPSAPGAASVGTVTNSSIALSWGASTGTVTGYRVYEGSTVRATVTGTSTTISGLAACSTHSYSVAAYNAAGESPRTAEVSGTTTGCTNSGLPKHALIGYLHASFANGSGYIRMADIPAAWDIINLSFGEPTSVTSGDIRFTRCPASECPNVESDSEFIAAIRAKQQQGKKVLISIGGQNGQVQLTSTAARDAFVSSVSAIIDRYGLDGLDIDFEGHSLYLNAGDTDFRNPTTPVIVNLIAALRSLKARYGSSFVLTMAPETFFVQVGYQFYGGAGGGDNRTGSYLPVIHAMRNDLTVLHVQDYNSGPVMGLDNQYHNIGNADFHIAMTDMIKAGFPVASTGYTFPGLRQDQIAFGLPAATSAGNGYTAPAQVQEAVNCLVKGQSCGGYSLRGGTSPSFRGLMTWSINWDRYYNWEFQNNHEPFLNGLP
- a CDS encoding glycosyl hydrolase family 18 protein, which gives rise to MFTIRFYLFTILVAFAMVAIGHDATAEELANGLTATFTKSSDWGSGYEGKYTIANAGTTAITSWTVEFDLPTGHRVASLWDGSYTASGQHVTVKSTWNGNVGPGGSASFGFNVAYSGGYSAPSGCKINGGACEDGGPTNPPGAPGTPGTPSVTSVTNSSISLAWGASSGTVTGYRVYEGTAVSATVTGTSTTISGLSACATRTYTVAAYNNAGESVKSGAVTGTTSGCTQGPLPKHFLTGYWHNFVNPAVELKLRDVPAEYDVIAIAFAEASATPGTVTFGVDSGLSSALGGYSNADFKADVQTLKSRGKKIILSVGGEAGRVSVSDSASATNFANSVRSIMSEYGFDGVDIDLENGLNPTYMAQALRSLRSQVGSSLIITMAPQTIDMQSTGASYFQLALNIKDILTVVHTQYYNSGSMLGCDQAQAYSQGSINFITALACIQLENGLRPDQVALGLPAGTGAANGGVVAPSVVNNALDCLARGTNCGSFKPPHTYAAIRGAMTWSINWDVSNGNNFARTVRPHLDTLP